A genomic window from Flavobacterium hankyongi includes:
- a CDS encoding ion transporter, translating to MRELKSKYDILKQQIYIIIYGSNTFAGRLFDLILLGVILLSVLLVMLESVEQLDAKYHSFIIISEWIITIFFTIEYFLRIISNKKPLNYIFSFYGIVDFISILPMYLSFIIPGSRMLSVIRALRLLRLFGILNLVHFTGQESQLKLAIKASRTKIIVFVYFVLIVSILLGAIMYVVEGKESGFTSIPVSIYWCIVTLTTVGYGDIAPVTTLGQIIASCIMIMGYGIIAVPTGIVTAEFASAKKNQINNSKKRICPSCTSIVYNEESKFCHLCGQKLSND from the coding sequence ATGAGAGAGCTCAAAAGTAAATATGACATCCTCAAACAACAAATCTATATTATCATTTATGGTTCTAATACATTTGCTGGAAGACTTTTTGATCTAATATTACTAGGCGTTATCTTATTAAGTGTTCTGCTAGTGATGTTAGAATCAGTTGAACAGTTAGATGCAAAGTACCATAGCTTTATTATTATTTCTGAATGGATAATTACTATTTTTTTTACAATTGAATATTTTTTAAGAATTATAAGTAACAAAAAACCTTTAAACTATATTTTCAGTTTCTATGGTATTGTAGATTTTATTTCAATACTTCCCATGTATCTATCTTTTATCATTCCAGGTTCTCGAATGTTATCTGTTATAAGGGCTTTGCGACTTTTAAGGCTATTTGGAATACTAAATTTGGTACATTTTACGGGACAAGAATCTCAACTTAAACTCGCTATAAAAGCAAGCAGAACAAAAATTATAGTATTCGTCTACTTTGTTCTCATAGTATCTATTTTATTAGGAGCAATAATGTATGTTGTGGAAGGAAAAGAAAGCGGTTTTACAAGTATTCCTGTAAGTATTTATTGGTGTATCGTAACCTTAACTACCGTTGGTTATGGAGATATTGCACCCGTTACAACTTTAGGTCAAATAATAGCATCGTGTATCATGATTATGGGTTATGGAATTATAGCCGTGCCAACAGGTATTGTAACTGCCGAATTTGCTTCAGCTAAGAAAAATCAAATCAATAATTCTAAAAAAAGAATTTGTCCTTCTTGTACTTCAATTGTGTACAATGAAGAATCAAAATTTTGCCACCTTTGTGGCCAAAAATTAAGTAATGACTAA
- a CDS encoding YggS family pyridoxal phosphate-dependent enzyme codes for MSIQENLNNIKSTLPEQVTLVAVSKTKPVSDLMEAYNVGQRIFGENKIQEMTEKWQQMPKDIEWHMIGHVQSNKVKYMVPYVKLIHGVDSLKLLKEINRLAIKWRKHINVLLQVYIAEEETKFGLNEVELDEIFQFVQNDDSLTNVKITGLMGMASFTENKDQIRKEFTHLKSLFDKYSQLNTHNCQLNTLSMGMSSDYKLAIECGSTMIRVGSSIFGGR; via the coding sequence ATGTCAATTCAAGAAAACCTTAATAACATAAAATCTACACTTCCTGAACAAGTAACATTGGTGGCAGTTTCCAAAACCAAACCTGTTAGTGATTTGATGGAAGCTTATAATGTTGGCCAACGTATTTTTGGTGAAAACAAAATCCAGGAAATGACCGAAAAATGGCAGCAAATGCCTAAGGATATTGAATGGCATATGATTGGACATGTACAAAGCAATAAGGTTAAATATATGGTTCCTTATGTTAAACTAATTCATGGTGTGGATAGTTTAAAGTTGCTTAAAGAAATTAATCGTTTAGCAATAAAATGGCGTAAACACATTAATGTTTTGTTACAAGTTTATATCGCAGAAGAAGAAACAAAATTTGGTTTAAATGAAGTAGAACTTGATGAGATTTTTCAATTTGTTCAAAATGACGACTCTTTAACGAATGTTAAAATAACGGGCTTAATGGGAATGGCTAGTTTTACAGAAAATAAAGACCAAATTAGGAAAGAATTTACACATCTTAAATCATTATTCGATAAATATTCACAACTAAATACTCACAATTGCCAACTAAATACACTTTCTATGGGAATGAGTAGCGATTATAAATTAGCAATTGAGTGTGGGAGTACGATGATTAGAGTTGGAAGTAGTATATTTGGTGGTCGCTAA
- a CDS encoding acyltransferase family protein, with protein MKNLPNLTAIRFFLASLVVLFHIPEYCMNRGFPHYNDLPIFHRGTEAVFAFFCLSGFLIIRNLFIEKEKDEINLKKFYLRRILRILPLYYLVLIIGLLFYHLIAPRFGFTHGTEYNLSIALLLGFTFFPNILATYAPGGIIEILWSIGIEEQFYIFIAPVIYRLKAKSSLLFLVIFTIFYFILFHFGTLSEVLIKYGMYFFYFSFSGIIAYYSIKIDTSKTNPLIGYIFYILSISIFFTDFFKNSFDRSIYNFICMISFPMSIYFLSLKPVKLLENKILIKLGEISYGIYMYHVIVFQLVGFIFFKTNINKLVSETYSIVIFNFAVFIFTISISYISYHYFEKKFLKLKTY; from the coding sequence ATGAAGAACTTACCAAATCTAACTGCAATTCGATTCTTTTTAGCTTCATTAGTTGTTCTTTTTCACATTCCCGAATATTGTATGAATAGGGGTTTTCCTCATTACAATGACTTACCTATTTTTCATAGAGGAACTGAAGCCGTTTTTGCTTTTTTTTGCTTGAGTGGATTTTTGATTATAAGAAACCTTTTTATTGAAAAAGAAAAAGATGAAATCAATTTGAAAAAATTCTATCTGAGAAGAATTTTAAGGATCTTACCTCTATACTATCTAGTTCTTATAATTGGACTTCTTTTTTATCATCTTATTGCGCCAAGATTTGGTTTTACACATGGAACTGAATACAACTTAAGCATAGCATTGCTATTAGGATTTACTTTTTTTCCGAACATTTTAGCAACATATGCACCTGGAGGGATTATTGAGATTTTATGGTCAATAGGAATCGAAGAACAATTTTATATTTTTATAGCTCCTGTAATTTATCGCCTAAAAGCTAAAAGCAGTTTACTGTTTCTAGTAATTTTCACTATTTTTTATTTTATTCTCTTTCATTTTGGCACATTAAGTGAAGTTTTAATCAAATACGGAATGTATTTCTTTTATTTTTCATTTAGTGGAATAATAGCCTATTATTCAATTAAAATTGATACATCAAAAACAAACCCTCTTATTGGTTACATCTTTTATATTTTATCTATTTCAATTTTCTTTACAGATTTTTTCAAGAATTCTTTCGACAGAAGTATATATAACTTTATATGTATGATAAGTTTTCCAATGAGTATTTACTTTTTATCATTAAAACCTGTAAAACTATTAGAGAATAAAATTTTAATTAAACTTGGAGAAATTTCATATGGTATTTACATGTATCATGTTATTGTATTCCAACTTGTTGGTTTTATTTTTTTTAAGACTAACATTAATAAATTGGTTTCAGAAACATATTCGATTGTAATATTTAACTTTGCCGTTTTTATCTTTACAATATCAATTTCATACATTTCTTATCATTATTTTGAAAAGAAATTTTTAAAACTAAAGACTTATTAA
- a CDS encoding exonuclease domain-containing protein, whose product MYAILDIETTGGQYNEEGITEIAIYKFDGQEIVDQFISLVNPEIPIQPFVVKLTGINNAMLRSAPKFFEVAKRIIEITEGCIIVAHNASFDYRVIRTEFKRLGYTFQKPTLCTVELSKKLIPDQPSYSLGKLVRNLGIPVADRHRASGDATATVKLFKMLLAKDLEKEIVKSFIKTEIKSGMSPKLLDIVESLPAKTGIYYIHNEKGDLIYIGKSKNIKKRVNQHFTGTSNKSKKIQRDAYAVTFEETGSELVALLKESEEIKVNKPIYNRSQRKTIFPWALYAEKDDKGYLALKVLKADGRKKEITSFSTSQEGKNALFKITEKHQLCQKVNGLYETKKGCFQYDLKQCNGACVGKESPEEYNIRVENFITNHQFNNQNMVIVDKGRSTNERSAVLLENGIYKGYCFYDLNHQINNIEILKNIIIPMQSNRDTRNIIQNYINKRRVHKIIKF is encoded by the coding sequence ATGTACGCAATACTTGATATAGAAACTACTGGAGGACAGTACAATGAAGAAGGAATTACTGAGATAGCCATCTATAAATTTGATGGTCAAGAAATTGTAGACCAATTTATCAGTTTAGTTAATCCAGAAATACCTATTCAGCCATTTGTAGTAAAGCTAACTGGAATAAACAATGCTATGCTACGTTCTGCTCCTAAATTTTTTGAAGTTGCCAAACGAATCATAGAAATAACTGAAGGTTGTATAATCGTTGCACATAATGCATCATTTGATTATCGTGTAATACGAACAGAATTTAAACGACTTGGATATACTTTTCAAAAACCAACACTTTGTACAGTTGAACTTTCAAAAAAACTCATTCCAGATCAGCCTTCATACAGCTTAGGAAAATTAGTCAGAAACTTAGGAATCCCAGTTGCCGACAGACACAGAGCCAGTGGTGATGCAACAGCCACAGTAAAGCTTTTCAAAATGCTTTTGGCTAAAGACTTAGAAAAAGAAATAGTTAAGAGTTTTATTAAAACCGAGATTAAATCGGGAATGTCTCCTAAATTATTAGACATTGTAGAATCATTACCAGCCAAAACTGGTATTTATTACATTCACAATGAAAAAGGTGACTTGATTTACATTGGCAAAAGCAAAAACATAAAAAAACGAGTTAACCAACACTTTACTGGTACATCAAACAAGAGCAAAAAAATACAACGAGATGCTTACGCAGTTACATTTGAAGAAACGGGAAGTGAGCTTGTCGCTTTATTAAAAGAAAGCGAAGAAATTAAAGTTAATAAGCCCATTTATAATCGCTCACAACGAAAAACAATATTCCCTTGGGCTTTGTATGCTGAAAAAGATGACAAAGGTTACTTGGCACTAAAAGTTTTAAAAGCAGATGGTAGAAAAAAAGAAATCACTTCTTTTTCAACATCTCAAGAAGGCAAAAATGCTTTGTTTAAAATTACCGAAAAACATCAATTATGTCAAAAGGTTAATGGATTATATGAAACTAAAAAAGGATGTTTTCAATATGATTTAAAACAATGCAACGGTGCTTGTGTAGGAAAAGAAAGTCCTGAAGAATACAACATTCGTGTAGAAAACTTCATTACTAATCACCAATTCAATAATCAGAATATGGTAATTGTTGATAAAGGAAGGAGTACAAACGAACGAAGTGCTGTTTTATTAGAAAATGGGATTTACAAAGGTTATTGTTTTTATGATCTAAATCATCAGATAAACAATATCGAAATTCTAAAAAACATCATTATCCCTATGCAAAGCAATAGAGATACACGTAATATCATTCAGAATTACATTAACAAACGTAGAGTACACAAAATCATAAAGTTTTAA